The Dehalococcoidales bacterium DNA window TACCAGAATCCGTGATGGCCGGCTGTGCTTTGTGGTCTATTTTCGTTCCTGGGACCTCTGGGCCGGTTTCCCCTCCAACCTTGCCGCTCTCCAGCTGCTCAAGGAGTACATGGCCAGCGAGATAGGTGTTGCCGACGGTGAGCTGGTTGCCATGAGCAAAGGACTGCACCTTTACGAGTACTGCTGGGAGCTGGCCGGGATTACTGCCAGGATTACTGACTAGTACCTGGTTGCACAAATCCGCGTAACATTCAGATTCTGCTGCTTCCGCCTGCCTGAAACTGTCCCCGGTTATACCGTCGCCAGCATCCGGTTCACAGCCTGTAGTGCCCTGATGCGAACTGGTTCCGGTACGGTCACCCGGGGCGTCATCTCCTTGAGCGACCAGAGCACCTTCTCCAGGGTGATGAGCTTCATGTTGGGGCAGACCGCGCGCTCGGACGCGGGGATGAACTTCGTATCGGGGTTCTCCTGCTGCAGGCGGTGGATTATGCCGACCTCGGTCCCGACAATTAACTCCCGGACATCGGGCCGGGCGGCGTACCGGCAGATTCCACCGGTGCTGAGAACGGCATCCGCCATCTCAATGACCTCGGGCCGGCACTCCGGGTGGACCACGACCTTTGCCTGCGGGTGCTCCTTCTTCTTCTGAATGATGTCCTCGCGGCGTATGCGGATATGAGTCGGGCAGTAGCCGGGCCACAGGTGTATTTTCTTCTCCGTCTGAGTAGAGGCATAGTGACCCAGGTACTGGTCCGGGACAAACAGTATCTCGTTGGAATCCAGGCTTTCAATCACCTTCACGGCGTTGGCCGAGGTGCAACAGATGTCCGATTCCGCCTTGACATCAGCGCCGGAGTTCACGTAGCAGACAACGGTAGCTCCGGGGAACTCTCTTTTCTTTTCCCTGAGCTTTTCC harbors:
- a CDS encoding thymidylate synthase, whose translation is TRIRDGRLCFVVYFRSWDLWAGFPSNLAALQLLKEYMASEIGVADGELVAMSKGLHLYEYCWELAGITARITD
- the nadA gene encoding quinolinate synthase NadA; the encoded protein is MQNRDADLVEQLNRLKKERNAIILVHNYQRVEVQDIGDFVGDSLELSQKAAGTDADVIVFCGVQFMAETAAILCPDRTVLLPDAHAGCPMADMITAEKLREKKREFPGATVVCYVNSGADVKAESDICCTSANAVKVIESLDSNEILFVPDQYLGHYASTQTEKKIHLWPGYCPTHIRIRREDIIQKKKEHPQAKVVVHPECRPEVIEMADAVLSTGGICRYAARPDVRELIVGTEVGIIHRLQQENPDTKFIPASERAVCPNMKLITLEKVLWSLKEMTPRVTVPEPVRIRALQAVNRMLATV